The Hypanus sabinus isolate sHypSab1 chromosome 7, sHypSab1.hap1, whole genome shotgun sequence region CCAACTCAGCAGTCAGTGCAGCCCCGGAAGAACTGGGGAGCGTgacagggaaggcttggaacaggAACAGTTCCACGGAGCCAACGGAGAGGCGGGCATGGCCTGGGAGCATGCTGGTGACCATGGCTGACTTTggcatctggagaaagtgggggggaaaTTGTTGAGgggaggaccagttctgccagttGGAGGGTGGTGGAAGGGAATTGTTTGGTTCTGTCAATGAGAAAAAAGCAGAGAGTTTTAAAGCCTTCTTGATAGGGGATAAGTGTATAGGGACTAGACCTCCACGGTGTCAGAGCCAGGGAATTAACAGTAGCTGAGGATTTTGAGAACATCGGAAGTGTTACGTATGTGGGTGGAAAGGGATTGGCTCCAGGCTGATTGAATGGAGTCGAGGATATTATACTCAAACtattttattctgcactgttactgttttaccttgcactacctcaacgtaatgaaatgatctgtatgaagggaatgcaagacaagtttttcacggtaccatgtgacaataataaacctaattacCTGTGTGACAAGAGTCCAACCACTGACACCCTAATGCTGTGCAACACGAGTTACCGGATTGTCTGAGTGGATGGGGGAATGCGCGAGTGGGTGTTGAAACCGACGGGAATTTATCGAGACTGGGTGAGTGAAACCTGGTGACTGTCCAGCCAGACGTGTGACGACTCATACCATATTTGGAAGGGTGAGTTCATTGTCAAAAACACCCAGGGGGCTATAAATAGAGCGCGGGCTCCCTCGCTTTCCTCCAGAGAGCAGACAAGATGTTTGGAGACGCGGAATGCAGTGTGTGCTATTCGCCCTACAACGGCGGGTCCCGGACCCCGAGGGTGTTGCCATGCCAGCACGCCTTCTGCAGCGAGTGTGTCCTCATCCTCCTCGCCCAGAGCCACCCGGACGTCTCGGGAGAACACCAGCTCGCCTGCCCGCTGTGCCGCCACCTCTCTCGGGTGCGGTGGGACGGTCGGAGCATCCCCTACCCCGGGGTCTGGGAGGGAccgcaggaggaggagatgagATCGAGCGTGGCGGATGCCCTGAAGCGAAGAGCCAAGGGGTGGACTCGAGGGTTGAAGCGCCTGTGGGGTCAGAGGACCCCCGGGACTGATGGTAAGACCACccgcggggtggggggaggtggatcTTTTCTGGGACATGGGACATTGGAGCAGCCTCGGATCGAGTGGGGAGGGGAGTTGACAAATTAGAAATTACCActaagaacaggccattcggcccgtcggGTCTATGTCGGCTATTGACCACTAGTTCACGCCGATCCCATCAACTTCCTGGCAGTTTCCCCCCCGTCAATGTTCCGccggggtcggtgttgggaccgcttcttttcacgttatgtcAATATCTGCATAACGGAATTGccggctttgtggccaggttttcgGATGGGTGGAAGGGCAGGGAGTGTTGAGAGGAGGCGGCAGAAAGTCTAATTCGcgaacaagtggcagatggaatacagagtcgggAAGTGTCCGGTCGCGCACTGCAGTAGAAGATATAAAGTGCAGACTGGGAAGGGATCTCGTGCTTTTCCCGACGAATATAACGAATAAGCTCTTCTCATCCCTGAATGGAGAAGTTGGCAGAGGTCGTCATCAAAATGTCAGGTATAATTGATACCTGTGCTCGGCTGGAAGCCTAGACTATTTACTAAACGGGGAGAACATTCCAAAATCAGGGTGCAAAGTGActtatgcaggattcccgaaAGGTTGACGTGCAGGTGGAGTCGGTCGGTGGAAAGGAaggcaacgttagcattcatttggagaGAACTAGACTATGAGAGAGGAGATATAACGCATTGATAAGACACTTGCAagaggaaatctgagcaacacacacaaaatgctggaagaactcagcaggccaagcagcatctatgggagaataaaaatacagtcgatgtttggagccgaaacccttcggcagacaCTTGGCGTAAGGTCCAGGAAGGGTCTCGCCAGAAACACAGACtgcattcatttccacagatgctgcctgacttgctgagttcctccagcattttgtgtgtttaccAGGAGTGTTGAAAGCAGTTTAGCACCCTTATCTACGAAAAGGTGccttggcattggagaaggtccagaggaagttcgcCAGGaggattctgagaatgaaagggttaacgtgcgGGGAGCGTCATCTGGTTCTGGGACTGTaccactggaattcagaacgaTAAGATGGggcctcattgaaacattttgaatgttgaaaggcctagatagtgtggacgtggagaggatgtttcctattgtgggggagtctaggatcagaggtcgTGGCTCAGAatagagcaggggtttccaaccttttttatgccgtggacccctGAAAATGGTAGGGTTGGGAACCTCTGGACTACAGgaatgtccatttggaacagagacgaggaagaactgtgtacagctttggtcaccgaattacagggaggatattaataaggttgatagagtgcagagaaggtttacagggatgttgctgggacctgagaaacagagttacagagaaaggttgaatgggttcggactttattccctgaagtgtagaagaatgaggggagatttggtagaggtatataaaattatggtgggtatagatagaatgaatgcaagcaggctttttccactgaggctaggggagaaaaaaccagaggtcatgggttaagggtgaagggggaaaagtttaaagggaacattggggggggcttcttcacacagagagtggtgcgagtgtggaacgagctgccagatgaagtggtaaatgcttaTGACATTTACCACTTATGACAGTTATGAAAAACTTggccaggtacatggatgagaggtgtatggagggatatggcccaggtgcaggtcagtgggactaggcagaaaaatggttcggtacagccaagaagggccaaaaggcctgtttctgtgctgtaatgttctaacttcagccagagagtggtgaatctgtggaatttcttgccacagacggctgcggagcacaaatcattgggtgtatttagaacagaggttgatgggttcttgattggtcaggacatctaAGAATAAGGGGAaaagccaggagaatggggttgagagggaaaataaatcagccataacggatggcagagcagattcgacgggccaaatggcctgattctactcCTCTGCTGGttactggaattggtttattatcgtcacCTGTACGGAGATAGTGATAAGCTGGTGTTTGTGTGCGGGCCAGACCGATCACCCCATACATCATTTCACTGAGGTAGGTAACAAGGAAGATGGAATGCCGCatggtgttacagtgacagagagCAGGGGTATCCGCggggtagattgggagatcacatGCTCATCATTTAGTGGATGAATGGTGAATCTCAGAGTCTGATATAAAAGCTGTCCTTACACCTGCTGGGAGTGGGTAAAGATTAAACAGGACACGCCTTGGACCGGAGTTAAATCCGCTCAAGTTAATCGTTGTGTGCACAAACGCCGCAAGGTCCAGGTACAATGGGAAAACTTGCGTGCTGCAGTTTCACAGGCACTGAAAATAAATTGTACAAAAATTATACAGGATGGCGAAAGAAATGTGCACAACAaggcgtgtgtgtgtggaaaTCTGAGACAAGTGCACTGTGCAAGAGGCGGTCCGTTAGTGAGATAAGGTTAgggtttttattttaaatttgcatTATTCCCGAACAAAACCGGACCTCCAGGTGCCTTGTCAGGCCCTGTTCATGAAGGCAACGGTGTCTCACCCAGCTCACTCACCGGCCGCAGCTCTCGTCCTATTAGTGAAGTTTCTGCTAACTGGTCTCCGCTGCTCTCgtccagtccttgttcactctgCGGTCGCAGTCCTGAGACTGTCCTTCCGGTAGGTCCTCCGCGCCACGCCGCCCAgcaaatcctagcctaatcacaggactatttagCAATGGCAGGCACGGGGAGGGTCTACAAACTCCGGGGTTGGACCCGCGGTGCCGGCGCTGTAAATCATTGCGCTAACCCCAGGTCTCGCCGGGCGGTTCAgtaacctgatggtcgaggggaaaTGGCTGTTGTTGACCCTGCTGgtttgggacttcaggcttctgctgGGCGGCATGACCCGGTTAGTGGGCAGCCTGGATGAATGTTACCACCTGGACGGGGGGCGCTGCGGGGAAAAAACTAAAGAGAGCTCGTCACGGACGTAGAGGAGGCGTGACCCAAAAACAGGGCAGCGGTACTTTACTATTACTATTAATAGTAAAGCAACACGGTACTTTACTATTAGACCATAACATAACAAGACTTAGGCAATCAAGGGTGTTGTCGGGACTGGAGGAAGATGGAATAGAATAgcactttattctttggaatgtagaagactgtgaggagatttgataaagctaTACAAAATTGAGCGGTAAATGTAAGCAGacgttttccactgaggttgggtgggcctacaaccagaggtcatgggctaagggtgaaaggtgaaaagtttaaggggggcATGaagggaaacgtcttcactcagagggtggtgagagtgtggaactcgCTGCCAGTGCAGGTGGAGATTTCAACGTAGGTACAAtatatggtaggggtatggtccaGGCCCACGATGACAGGagttggcagtttaaatggtttggcatggtgtagatgggctgaaaggcctctttctgtgctgtacttttctataattcTAGGAGGGGCCACACAACAAGATAAGGCAGAAACTAGACACAACAGGTGAGCATTAGGCAGGGAGAGTTAAAGTTAGGAGCAAGACCAGCTGGTTCGATGAGTGAACGCAGAATGTGAATGAGAGCTGGGGTTaagtgggctgctggtgacgagtCTAGGATGGGTGGCTGGCAATTGTGATTAGCTGGATGGAGAATGCGAGGTGCCTGCATGTACAGGGACTGACAAAGCTCCCAAAAGTCATGCTTGGCTCAATGAGGAGGCATTGTTCGAGGATAACACTAGCACTGACTGCTATTTACTCTGGCCCTGATTTCCCTGTCTTTTCAGCTGCTATCATGAAAAAGGAGGACTTTGTGCTGATGATGAGCTTCAACATGATGTGAGGTGGGACTCTGGAGTGGACGCCCCCCAATGCAGGCTGGGTAGCGATGGACCACACTCGAGGCTCCGACTGGCAGGGCCACTACAACAGCTGGATGAGGCGCTTGAAACAACCAATGCCTCTACCCCCCCGAAAGAAAAGCCCCTTGCCTGAGGAACGGGTGTACCGACATGACAGTTCCCTATGCAGTGTGCTGCAGGAGCGGGGCAGAAGCAAGACTTTGGTAGATTGAAACTGAGGTCCTACACCCCCCAATGACCTCCCAGCCCAGGAGGTTTTAGTCCCAAGCAACACCACCTCCCTTAGAAAGAGGTTTCGAAGTACATTCACGAACAGTATATATCCAGtagacaacctgaaattcttgctcttcactGACATCCTGTGGCATCactctggggggaggggggaggtggagggCAGAACGAGAACAGTCATCATGGTGCTGCTTGTCATGTGTCCATTGCTGGCTAGATTAACGCACCACAACGGTTTCCCATGACCGGATCCTTGCATCCGTTTGTGCAGAGTGCTGGCCTTGAGTCTTCGTATGCTCCCCCTGCTGTCAAACATTGTCCTCGGTGGGAGAGAAAGTTGCTGTCCATCGTCTGGGCTCCCTCACTCTTCCGTCAGCCCAAAACTGGGACAAGGcagaccactcccccccccccccacccaactccGCTGCGTAATCCCCATCACTGTTTACCAAGGTTGCCGAGTCCCAGGAAAGCCCAGACTGGCGCGCCTTGTTTTTATGCTGGTGTTGAGGCGTTGCCATGGTAGCAGCTTGGTCTGCTGAGTCACAACCCACAGCTTCCAACACGGGAGGCCCCAGACAGTCAGACACACTTTAATCAGATCTCAAATTGGGATCAATTCCTGTCTGGGTCAACGAACTCCCTGCTCAGCCCtgccctctgcatctcagagacCTTCCAGTGAGGGAGAGTCAGTTCCACTGCAGTCCAGTGTACAGTGCAGGTCCTGAGCCTTTCCGAGGGCCGTTGCAGAAGattgtactgctgctggaaatcttgggcaaggcactcaaaatgctgcaggaactcagccggACAGGGGCATTTATGGCAGGGAATAAACAGCCGGGACCCTCTTAAAGGTCGACTGttgattcccctccatagatgctgcctgacctgctgagttcgtccagcattatGTGTGCCTTGTTCCATCAGAGTACTTTCTCCCTGACAACACCGCCCCCCCATTGCCAATCTTTAGCTGATTAAGTAAAAACATAAATTAATCCCCTTTTTAAAAAGGAAGTTCCTGTGGTTTCTCACGCCATTCTCTCTGGGCACTGACCCTCTCCCAGGGAGAAAGGTGCACGACGTTTGTTTGAGTGGAGTCCCAGTCTACACAATCTCTCCTGGTAACTTGGGGCCCCTGGGTCCTGGCAAATCTTTTCTGTATTCTTTCCGGTTTGAAAACGTATCTATGGTAACATCATCAagattatgtgctgtgttgtatgacaagggtgatcatggtctatccatgacCGTGGTTGTTTTTGCAAAtatttctactgaagtggtttgccattcatctgggcagtgtctgtaccagacgggtgaccccagccattatcaatgctcttcagagattgcctggtgtCAGAGGTTGCATAACTGGACTTGTGACCAACCAtgtcctgctcccatggcttcacatgaccctgattggggggtctaagcaggtgctacacctcgcccaagggtgacctgcaggctagtggagggaaggagtgccttacactgccattggtagagacgtatctctgcCCTGCCACCCATTtactataacagggtgaccaaaattaTCCATGATCGTCGGGCTGTTCCCTGTTTGAACTTGAACCATCCTCTTCCTGTCCCAATCTGTCTGTCACTGATTATGTTACAACTGACGATCACCAGCTTTGACCTCTCAGTattatcatacttgttcattcCATTTTATaggaattgctggaggaactgggcaggtcaggcagcatctatggaaatgaataaacagttgatgtgtcAGGCTGGGACCCTCCTTGAAGACCTGATggaaggtcctccagcattttgtccatgtgttgctttggattcccagcatcagcagatttttatTCTGTTTGTGATTCAATTTTATAACTTGGCTAGGACTGTGAACTGTGtataatatttgttttttttttaagttgaaGAGTTGGTTGTTATGTAATGCTTTTTTTTAAGGAAATAAAACATTGTGAGGAATATTTTGTCTTTTATATTTTTTTGGGAGGAACTTTCATCTCATTCTGGTTCTGGGAATTTTCCTGCAGGATGTGTGGAGGAGGCATTATCATACATCTCTGGCACTGGGTTGGACAAGGTTAACTGTCAAGGGAGGGGTAGACGGAGTCACAGGATGA contains the following coding sequences:
- the LOC132396896 gene encoding RING finger protein 223-like isoform X2, with protein sequence MFGDAECSVCYSPYNGGSRTPRVLPCQHAFCSECVLILLAQSHPDVSGEHQLACPLCRHLSRVRWDGRSIPYPGVWEGPQEEEMRSSVADALKRRAKGWTRGLKRLWGQRTPGTDGIAGGTGQVRQHLWK
- the LOC132396896 gene encoding RING finger protein 223-like isoform X1, whose product is MFGDAECSVCYSPYNGGSRTPRVLPCQHAFCSECVLILLAQSHPDVSGEHQLACPLCRHLSRVRWDGRSIPYPGVWEGPQEEEMRSSVADALKRRAKGWTRGLKRLWGQRTPGTDAAIMKKEDFVLMMSFNMM